cctccaaaaccgtcgagggagtcaaattgcaccggttttaagagttgggggtcgagataaccggttttgtggtttagagtcacggattagatttcgatcacctTTGAgggtcacgaagtgaatttATTCCTGAATTTTATAGGTGCTCAATGTTCTTTCCTTTCTTTATATAATCAAAAGTACCTACACTATCCAATATCCGGCGACAAGCAAAAGGAGAACAATGCTGATTGCATCGACTGCAGCACCTTCTTCTTTGATCATCACGGATTAAACAATCAAAAGCTCTGACCTTGTCGAAGATTTGGAGCACAAATTAAAGCTCTGCCATTCTATTTTGCGTATCATGCTCTGAATGCTAAAAGCAAAATGTATGCCTTTGGTGATGgatcaattaaaaaaaaacgaaagctTAGCCTTTTCGAACACCTGATGGACTAATTTAAACAATCTACTAGCTTCTGGTGGTTTCTGATGCAGAAGTACCAGGCAACATCATTCGCAAATCTCAGGTCGTACATGCACCACTTCACCAATAGGCTGTGGCCCTAGTAACTTTCATGGATAGTATACTTCAAGCAATGCCCACGAGAATTTCTCCCTTTCCACACGTTGTTCTTTTGCGTGGGCAGCAGCCATGCAGGCGTGAGGAAAGCAGAGCACATTTCATGGCCTGGAATTTTTCCTGGTGGTGTTAGGTGCTTAGTTGGGTCACTTTCCGTTGAGCACAATGCCATTCTCTGAAGTTTTGAGAAGGCTGCTGCAGTACAGAATGTACTGCAAGGAGTAATCAgaggtactacctccgtcccagaatataaccatttttaaagttgaacatggttattaagaaagtagatatAAGTGATTGATgtagggttgtgattggttaagatggaaaaagtgaatggtggagggttgtgattggttgagaagagaatgttggtgaaaAAGTTATATTTTTGGATAAATCTTGAGagttaaaagttgttatattttgggacggagggagtataatggtATAGTACATTGTACTACTACTTCAATTTGGACGATCGTGTACTATAGTCTTCGTGTGATTACTTTATTAAATTAGCGTACCAGGTGCCTGCAGGTATTCGTAGTTGAAGTTGACAAGCATTACTTGTCAGTAAACGTGGACCTTTGCATAGTCCAAAGTTAGGCTGTGGCCATTACAAGTGCTTGCATATTCTTGGACAGTCGAGTAACCTCACTATGATTGGTATTTTTTTGCAAGTTTTTTAGTACTGAATTGCTTTTGTACTGTCGATTGTACATTTGTACTACGAAGAACCTGAACTCTGGCGTTAACCAACCTGATATTTTCCACAAATGTTCAACAGTCAACAAAGAGATGCCAACCACCAGACCGACCTGAAACCATATCGACCGCGTCAGTGAAGCATCATATCACGATTCTCGCATGCCCTACTGCCCTGCAATGCAAGGAAGAAAGCTTCATGATTCTTCCAAATTCCAATCCGTAGCAGTCAGATGCAGACGGACGCAAGGGCACGAGCAATGGAGATTATTCGTCAGTAAAGCTGATATCCAACATTCCAACCACGACGACCAGGAAACAGAGCTCTGAACTTTGCTTTGATGCGGACGGAATTGTTTCTTACTGAAGCCCACCGCCTATAGCTGGAGCCCGGAATTGTTAGGGTTTCGGGACAAAGTCGTTCTTGGTACTGTTCGGGTTATTCATGTGCTGACTTTACGCTAACATCTTCATCAAGGGGTCTTCCTAGCTCTGTGTTATTTCCCTTCTAGTTTCATCGGGGTGTTAGAGATATAGTTTTGTATTCCTATCTCCTACCCTTTTTCTCTGATTCTCTCTCGATTCTGTTTCTATAAATAGATTGTAGAGATAGAGATGTACCGGGTCTATGTGTACTTATGTGCATGATTAATCTAATTATCGCAATGACTCCTAGCGCTTTCACGCCGGCCATCGTAGGGGACGCCGCTCGCCTCTAAAGATTGGTCGAATTGGGTGCGTGATTTCCTTACTCAGGTGCTCACCCCCTCCTCACCTCCGTCGTCGTCCCCGTAACTTTCTCTTCTCCCTCGACGGAGGAGAGTGTTGGTTCCATCGTCACTACCGCGAGCCTCATTCAACTCATCTACTAATCACTATGCTGTTCTGTTTACAATGGTTTGAGAATCCTAAAAGCGGAAACATTCTTTGGTTCCCGCTAATAAACCCGTTCTTTAGTGGTGGATTAACAAAACCAGACAAAAGATTCAGTCTTTTCGAAGATCTGTAGGACAGATTTAATCAGCTAGTGGTTTCTGCTGCAGAAACAACAGGCGACCATCTTCTtctgaagaaaggaaaaaaaaacagcaacagTCAGCAGCGCTCTTCAATCTGTCTGTGGATGGATGCTCTGAACCGAAGCGCCAGTAACCTGAACGCACGTGTTTCTATCGTTTCCATCCGCCAATGTTCGCGTGGGTTGCAGGCGCGAACCAAAGTGGAGCACGACTAATGGCCGAGATTTTTATTCCTTCTCATCATCGTATAATTCATCCATCCAATTATTCAGCGAACCTATCCGGCCTTGGCAACGGAATAGCCTATCTGACAGAGTGACAGTTACACCCACAAAACCTCTACTGACGAAAAGCTGATGCAAACTTCGCGTTGAAACGCACcatattgaatttgaattattgaTCTCTCGATGATAAACATCCGCAACCTTTTTTCACTATTATGCTTCAGTCTTCAGAGGGATGTAACAAATCAGTGCAGGCCAAGCTCGGAGGTGACATGCAGTGGAACCAAAAAGAGCTAAAAGTCTTAAAAGGTCGTAGCGTCAATGAGTGTCCAGTTCATCGTGTTTGTGTCAGCGAGTTAAGTACCCTGTTTGTGGAAGTAGTGACGGTGAGATTGCCACGAAAGGGAAAAAGGCAATGTGCCAACCTTCACAAAAAAAGAACTTGTGGTGCGAGCCGGAGAATCTGTTGGTGATAAGTTGAGGGAACCGCAACGGTGGGCAAATGCGATCGAAAAAGGGATCGTCGCTGATGCGGACATGATGGGCTGACGGGAACTGGCACGGCACGCCGAGATGCCAATATTTCTCTCGCCAGATATGGCACGACGACGCTACTGTGCTAGCACTTGTCCTCGACTGTGTTTCAGTATCGTAGCACTTGACAATAAGCACAACTAATTGTTGTGTTTTCATCTAATTTTCTTCTCAACTGATATACACAGTACAGAACCCCAACCCCTATGAACAGCATTTCTGCTTTTGGGGATTTATCCGTCATAGCTACACCCGTTCTTCCTCTCGCTGCGCCTAAATCTTAAATCTAAGTCCAAAACGCTCGATACACGATCTCTTTTCTAGTGTTTCTGCATTGACGCTATACGTCTATACGATCTCTTTTTTTACGATCTATACGTCTGCATTGACGCTGTAAATTACAGCGATGCATTGGCTAGTTTCCCGGTATGAACTTCATGCAGATGGGTGGCTTGACCTTGGCCAGCGCGAGCAGCGACGAAGGGAACGTCCAAATCCCGTCGCCGCAGATGAGGCCGGACGCGACGGCCGGCACGAGCAGCGCGGCCCTCTTGCCGTCGAACCTGTGCCAGAGGAACACCACGAGGCTGCCGGCGCACATGTCGATGGCGAAGCTGGCGCCGACGAGGAACGGCACGGCCATGGCCATGGGCAGCGGCATGTACCGCCCGTACCTGCGCGGCAGGAAGTCCCGCGCCAGGTTGGCGAGCACCGCGAACGCGAAGAACCCCGCGCACAGCTGCAGGCAGTGCCTCGGCAGCGCCGAGAACCCCTCCACGCCGATGATGGCCATGTTCCGGTAGATGAGCGCGTACGGCGCCTTCCAGTACCCGTTGGGGTCGCCGACGTCGAACGCCTTgtagaagaggaagaaggtgagcggcgcgacgacgcacCCCATCAGCGTGCCCACCACCTGCCCGACCAGCATCGACCGCGGCGAGGTCAGCGTCAGGTGGCCCGTCTTGAAGTCGTGCATCAGGTCGGCGGAGATGAGCACCAGCTGCTTCACCAGCCCGCACCCGACGAGCCCGGCCACCACGCCGTCGTCCTTCCCGGCCCACGCCGCGAAGATGAAGAGCGCGATCTTGCCGTAGTTGTACCCCATGTTCATGTCGGTGAGCCCCGTGCCGTAGGCGTTGCAGAACCCCAGCGCCGGCGCCAGCAGGTACGCGATGATCACGTAGTACCACTTCACCTGCCGGAACATCACCGGGATGAGGACCACGGCGATGACGCTGAGCAGCGTGTACCCGGTGTACGCCATCCAGGTCGGGATGTTGTCCCGGTTGAACACCTCGTTCCGCTGCATGTCGTCGATCGCCATGGTGTCCGCGTCCGCCACTGCAAATGCGTAATGAACTACTCCTGTAAGCTTCAGCCTGAACTGAAAATACGCGAGGCGATCTAAATCTTTTTTTACGGTGCATTTACCTCTGTTGTTAAGACCCCTGCGCCTTGATCTTTCGCGTACGCTCTTGAGAGTGACAACGATCACTTTGACGAAGTTGTAGAAGCCATCTCCAACGAGAAGTGCAATGCAGATGAAGGACTGCACAGGTAGCgatgttgagtttttttttttcaaaaaaaaaaaaagctaggaAATGTGTATATATTGTGCTGCCTGAACTAGTCTAGTAGTACTACAAATGTACCATTATTGGGACAGGTGAACTGATGAACACACCTTGTAACCGAACAGGCCCGACATGCTACTTTCAGATGCCTTAGCAGAGTACCAATTCCCCTTCTGCTTGCCGATGAGCGGCCACATTATTCCCCAGGAGAGGATCGCGCCGAACAAGAGAGAGAGGTTGACAAGGTGAGAACAGATCATCCCGGCACCAACATACGTGAGACTGAAGTCGAAGAAAAATCTGGTGATGGAAGAAATTACTCAGCAAAAAGTTGTTTTTGTTGCGGCTTTACCACTGAAGCATACAATGATCAGTGAAAAAGAAACAGTAAATAAAAATTGTATGGaaacagtaaaaaaattacGTATGTTTCCAAGCTTTCAGCCCAAAGGTAGGGAACTGGAGGAATCCGCAGACGTCACCGCCGGTGTAGAACCACTGGAAGAAGCTCCACAAGAAGCTGATGCCGAAATACCTGAGGAATCCACGGACTTGCTTTCTGGCATTGAGGGGAAACCATTGAATCAAGTCAGTGAATCCCAACTATTTCTGCAGCGTTTTTGGTCGGCTCAATCATGATTTCATCAGCACTTGGCTGAAATCTGAAATAAAGAGCTTACTTCGCATTCTTATCTCCTTGAGGCGTGTGAAACCCGTTTATGAGAACAGCAGTCGCTGTCCCACTTGGATATGTTAGCTTGTAGTCGATGACCAGCACCTGCAAAATATCGGTTTTTATCAGATTCCTTCATTTTTGCATGATTGCGATAATTAGCCCACTTtttgttcagaaaaaaaaagactgaaGGACACAATAAACGTGTAGAATAGACTTTATCAGTAGTGTACTGTAGCACTCCAAACCATAACTGAAAGACACAACAGGTCCTTAATAAGTGAGAAAAGGAGAAAACGATGGTTAATGTTTGTTAATCGTGGTCAACGATTGCAACTCTGATGCTGAACGATCGTACAACCAATGCCATTTTTTTCAGAACGTATGACAGTAAAGATCAATCTCGGAAAATTCAGGGAATCTGTCAGAAACGGTAAACGCTGAAAGGTACGGCATGGAAAGGGGAAAATCAAAGAAGAGCAAAGGGAGTCAGTAGTGTACCTTTCGGAGAGGGAGCaaggtgaggagccccacgaaGCTGGTGGAGAGGAGGAACCCCGTCATCCACCCGATCCCGGGCTCCTTGTAGCTCCCCGGCACGTTCCCCGGCGTGCTCGCGCCGGACAGCTCGTACGTCTTCTTGTTCAGCCCCAGCAAGAACGACCCGAATCCACCTGTGCTCCACGCGAACGCGCGACGCGGTTAGCGCAACGAGACGCCAAGATTGGCCGGGGTgatgagaggggaggggagacaGGAGAGCTACCGCCGTAGCCGATGGTGTAGCAGGCGACGGCGCAGGTCTGGATGACGGTGTTCTCCTGGCGGGTGAAGGGGCGGGAGGCAATGCCGAGGCGGTCGAGCGCGTGCGTCCATCCCCGGAGCGCGAGGAaggcgagcagcgcggcggaGACGTTGAGCGTGGGGATGAGCCCCGTGGTGAGGCTCAGCTTCATCACGATCACCGTGTACACCACGCCGAtcagcagcgccgccaccatcccGCGGGCGGTCACCTGCTCCCGCCACGGCGGGACGCGCTCcgcctcgcgcgccgccgccagcgcgggCTCCGACTCCatgtcctccgccgcctccggcgtCTTCTCGATCTccagcgcgccaccgccgcccagcGCGTGGCGGTCCATGCTGCCGGCCGCACCCGACGAGGCGCCCCCCCTGGGGACTAGCAGCTCGAGCTCcgagacgtcggcggcggcaccggtggccgcggcggctgcAGGGGAGAGATGTAATCGTGAGCACATTTGTTTACGCGTACCAGGGCGACACAATCCAACAACCCATCCATGTGCGCCCAGCGCCCTTGCATTAGACAGAAGAGTACAAGCGCCGTTGAATTGAAACGGGCAGGATTAGTTATAAAATTGGCTTCTAGCAAAGCCAGAGGCATTTGGCCATCTGCCACTCTGCTCCACGGGGGTCAGTAATGACAGAGGCCAACAAGGCGACGAACAAAAGAACCACAAATCACGAGCAGAAACCAGAAAGGCAGCAAAAGCACAATCCAACACCAAATTGTAACGAGCACCGCATGCAGAAACCTCTCACCTGTACTGTCCTCCCTGCGAAAACAGCAGCACCGCTCGGAGACGACGATCAGACGAACGCCACCACACCGGGGATGGGAACGAGAGGAGGCGGCAGGCGGGTCAATTAAATAGGCGTCAACTGCGGGGAACGACTGAACGAGAGAAGCAGCTCGGTTCACTGTACTGCACCCCCTCTGCACGACGTATCCAGTACACGTGTGGATGCGGGGGAGAAGTACAAAAAAGAGAAGGGGGGGAGAATTTTCAGAGGTGCAGTACAAGGGGAACGGACGGCGACGAAAATGGCGGGGTCGGTCAGTGATgtgcgatttttttttccaagagcAACGAGGGGTTGGCGTTTGGACCCTGCACCTGCAgcaacctcctcttcttcttcttcttcctcccgtgcACTTGACTTTTGCATGGTTGGGTGAGGGATCGCGACGTGTGGAAATACAGGAATAAACTGGTGATGGGAGTGTGCCCCATGGCTTTGCAATTTTCTTTCCCCTCTTTCCGTGGTCGGATGCTCGGATTTTGTACATGTACTGCTTGTCCAGTTTCAATCTACGCGATCTTAATTTGTGTGATCTAGAGTCGTAGTACAAGCATTCGCAATATTTGAGGAGTTCGTGTACGCAAATGCAAACCTCATGTACCTAGTCGCATGATTGCTACAGATGCAACAGATTCAGTATCGCTTGATTTCGTGTaaatagtactagtagtagtatcaTGCGACTGAGGTATGGAATATATGGCATTGGTTGTCATACTCATACCCGTCTCCACGAATCGGCACACGATTTAAAGCATGACAAAAGAGATAGTGAAGTGATATCATTAAATGAGCTGGAATTTTTCTACGTTAGAAGTGAAGAGAATTTTATGGgtggaaaagagaaagaaaatgtgATATTGGAGTTGCAGTTTGTATAAATTTATTCACCGTATTCAATAATTTAGCGAGACCAGAGATTTATCGTTGGCATCTGGACGTGTGTTGCTCCTCTTATTCCTGAGGCACACGAGTGTAGTGTGCATCTttctataataataatagaaaaaagagccttATCAGTTGtccatattttctaataagccaaaatagcttattagagaataaaaattaatttataggtaaaaattttatatatttgttcataGTGATTAAAAGCCAACGCTAAAAAGAAATTAagttcaaaatattttaaaatcaaattcaaaattttaaaatttggttTTTGCTTTGAATTATTAGGCCAACCGATGGGGCTAAGAGTTTTGGAGGTGTTTCACTGTGTTAAGCTGCTGCTACACAGCCGTAGTAGTGCGGCTGACACCGTAGATATATATCTTTGCTCTGGTATTATAGTTACTGCCCCGCTTTCAGTCACAATTGGTACTACCGAACACCCCCTCTATGTGTTATACTCAACTAAATTTTAACTGTGCAAATATAGTTATCGTGCATGTGCACTCAACCGCGTTCCACCTCACTTGGTGGTTCCACGTCACTCTTAATTCAATTGATGTCAAGTTAGTCCTGATATAATTATAAAGGAAAAAATTGTACTCCTGGTATCCAGCTTTTTTCTGACTAAAATTTAGGGGGCATATTTAATTGCAAATTAATTCATTGTTTTTGGAAAGTCAAATTCATAATAGAGTTGGCCGCATGAACTCATGCCTGTTCAGTGTATGGTGTTCCGAAATTTAATACTAAGAAATAGATAAGGTAAAGTAGCATTCTTATGAGGCTACTTGCCAGAAATGATATAATCAGAAAATGATATGATCAGAAGTTGGACATGAACAATGACTCTGTATATCCAAATCGAAAGTCAAATAGCATAGGCTAGAGATCGTCGAGCACTCGAGCCCCCAATCAATCTGTAGCTATTACGAAACCCAGGTAATTAAGTTAAGAAATCCGGTGCATCCATCTCATTTTTCAATTAAGATTTCCCATTgactgtagtttttttttttgtttgggggGTATTATTCTTCCTAGAATATTGGTGGAGTACAGCCGGTTGCAACGGTTTGTAGTAGAATGAACAATGCGCGACACAGTATTGTGATAAAGCCTCTGCATCagtataaaaaaaaggaactgaAGTCGTACCATTAAATGCCCTTCTTTTGAGATTATAATGTTGATTATAAAGAGCACGTAGCAAACGAtaagatttttctaaaaaaaaactttcctcacctatatttcttaaaaacattttttaaaagtgCATTTTTTGTAATATTAATTTATTCGTTTGTATACTCAAGTAATTAACATAAACTCAGTTAACAATTCATCATCCATTAGCAAATTCAAATTGTCCTAAATTAGCTGGGTTTTCTATCAGTATTAAAGAAATTCTATTGGTTACACTGGAGTACTGGACTAATATTTAACTGGTACGGTTAATATAAACCTAGCGCAACTCTGTTGGAAAGTCAAATGCATATTAGAGATAGCCAGTTAGCCACATGAGCTCATGGTTTACAGGAATCAAGTGTATGGCGTTCCAAATTTAATAAAGAAAACAGATAAGGTAAAGTAGAATTCCTCTGATGCAACTCGCCAGAAATGATCTCATCAGAACAGGGGAAACATACACTAACATTTCTAAATGGCAAGTCAAACAGGCATAACATATAGAGATCACCGTGACCCAAATCAATCTGTAGAGTCGTAGAGTGGACGATCGACAAGGCCTCGTTGTGATAGAGAGCATCACTGCATCAGCATCGGCCTATAAAGGCAACGAGTGTCATACGGAGTATTAGCGTTAGTTGCCAAAAACAAGCCTGGAGTTAGCTCCATGTATGGCAGTATGGACTTCTGAAAGGAGCTAGAAAAGTTCTTAACTAACCAAAAGCATCTGAAACTGACGCTACTTTCCTCCTGGTACTGCTACTCTGCTAAGAAGATTTTAAGGCTACGAAACTTTCGTAGAAGCCTACATAACGAAAAGGTTGCATGGGCACGATGAACAACTTGGAGACACGAGACCCATAACTGGGCCATCAAGCCCATCATGCCGTCAAGAATCAGGAAAAGGCCCAAACTGTAACCGCTCCTACTACATCAGCCCAACGTACCAACCTCATGGGCTTAATCGGCCCATTACGCGCTGGTTCGGCCCGGTACAGCGCATGCTGCAACCGCGTACAGGCCATCGGAACGACACGTCGGATCGTCGGCGTCGGCAGCAGCGGTTAAATTAACAGAGGCGGGAGGGCAGCAACAAGTCAACCTGCCACCGTGCCACCGCCTCTCCGTCCCCATCACCCTCGCAATTACTCCACCCGCCGGCCAGCCCAATTGTCGAAATGGCAATCACCCACATCACATGCAGATCCTCCCTAAACCACTCGATCATCCCGcccccactcctcctcctcctcatccaggTAGATCCCAACAGCCGATCAGATCTCCCACTCCATTATTCGCCTCGCCCATTGCCCCGTGGCCACGGGCGAAgccggagggaggggagagacgCGGTTCCTCGGTCGCCATGGACGGGCTCATCAAGGGGCTGATCAACGTGGCGATCGACGCCGTCGAAGGCGCCGGACGAGGTGAGcggggcggcgaggacgacgcgccGAGGAGGCACCGCCccgcgcgggaggaggaggagggccgcGGCGACGAGCGGTCGCGGTCGACGTGGGCCGAGGTGAGCGCCACCTGTTCGCGCGATTGCGGAAGAAGATAAAGGAAATCGTGAGGGATGTAATTGGTTGGGTTTGTCGGTCTAAGCTTCTTAGTGTTTTGGGGATGTGGCAGGTGGTCTCCGATCAcaagggcggcgaggcggaggagcgcCCGGACCATCGGAATTCGAGGCGGGTGAGTGACGATTGCTGTTTTGTCTGGGAGAACATTAATCCAGACCGGAATTCGGTTTTAGTTAATCTTCTTCTGGTAGTTTGCAGTTAGTGTTATGGTAGTAGGGGCGTAGTTAAGgcccgtttggcacagctctggCTCCCAAGTCCAACTTatttggagctggagctgttcCAAGCGGTCCAAATCCTTTGTTTTTCGGAGCGGAGTTAGCAGAGCTACTCCACAAATTTGTACTacgggggtggagctgggtttttctgctccacagctccactctaCCCCAAAAGACCCATAAGTGCTTAATAATTTAATTCTCTGGTTGAATTTAGGATGGGAggcaagagaggagggaggatggGGATTGGGAGAGGGTGGATGGCCGGAAGCAGCATCAGCACAACCAGGTTTTCCATtttgtgtacacattttctgtAAAAATTGTAAGTGTGCCACTCTGCTTACGTAGCTGGGCTCCACGTCTGTAGTATGAGGAAGAGTACAGGAGGGACAGTAGTAGCCGACGCCCACAGCAGCATCAGCAAGCGCCAGCTTACAGGAGGCAGCAACAGGTTCGATTCAGttatcttcttcctttttctttttgcaatacAGATATGTACATGAATTTGAGCAATTCACATATTATATGTTTGTCGTGTTGTAGCCTT
This window of the Oryza sativa Japonica Group chromosome 4, ASM3414082v1 genome carries:
- the LOC4336546 gene encoding probable metal-nicotianamine transporter YSL16, producing the protein MDRHALGGGGALEIEKTPEAAEDMESEPALAAAREAERVPPWREQVTARGMVAALLIGVVYTVIVMKLSLTTGLIPTLNVSAALLAFLALRGWTHALDRLGIASRPFTRQENTVIQTCAVACYTIGYGGGFGSFLLGLNKKTYELSGASTPGNVPGSYKEPGIGWMTGFLLSTSFVGLLTLLPLRKVLVIDYKLTYPSGTATAVLINGFHTPQGDKNAKKQVRGFLRYFGISFLWSFFQWFYTGGDVCGFLQFPTFGLKAWKHTFFFDFSLTYVGAGMICSHLVNLSLLFGAILSWGIMWPLIGKQKGNWYSAKASESSMSGLFGYKSFICIALLVGDGFYNFVKVIVVTLKSVRERSRRRGLNNRVADADTMAIDDMQRNEVFNRDNIPTWMAYTGYTLLSVIAVVLIPVMFRQVKWYYVIIAYLLAPALGFCNAYGTGLTDMNMGYNYGKIALFIFAAWAGKDDGVVAGLVGCGLVKQLVLISADLMHDFKTGHLTLTSPRSMLVGQVVGTLMGCVVAPLTFFLFYKAFDVGDPNGYWKAPYALIYRNMAIIGVEGFSALPRHCLQLCAGFFAFAVLANLARDFLPRRYGRYMPLPMAMAVPFLVGASFAIDMCAGSLVVFLWHRFDGKRAALLVPAVASGLICGDGIWTFPSSLLALAKVKPPICMKFIPGN